The following DNA comes from Erigeron canadensis isolate Cc75 chromosome 3, C_canadensis_v1, whole genome shotgun sequence.
ACAAACTTAGTTATGGTTCTAAAGACATTGCTTTTGCTCCCTATTGAGAGCATTGGAGGCAGGTCAAGAGCCTTACGGTGCTCAATTTTCTAAGCCATAAACATGTCCAATCATTCCAAAAGATACGAGAAAAATTACTTCTTCGTATGATTGAAATGGTCGGGAAAAGTTGTGGTTCTGTAATTGATATGAGTGAATTGCTTTTTTTGCTTACTACAAACATACTATGTGAGGTGGCCTTTGGAcagaaaaatgatgatataaagtttaagaatGTATTCGTAAAATCTCAAATCCTACTTGGCGGTTTCGATATAGGGAACTATATTCCATGGCTATCATGGGTGAATTGGTTGCGTGCCGGAGAAGCAAATGAAATTGTTAAAGATTATGATGAGTTTCTTGATGGTGTTATCGACGAGCATGAAAATAAAAGCACAAAGGCGGATCTTACTAATGGTGAACAGAATGAAGTACGTGATTTAGTTGATATCTTACTTCATGTTCAAAAGgaaaacaaactcaaatttAAATTTGGGAGAGATACCATTAAAGCCATCATCTTTGTAAGATTTCTCGTTTCTTTCTTTAGAAAGTCGATCATAGTAAACAATAACTAACCAATTCAATGTGGtaactatatatacatcataATGGTTTCAACAAAAACCCATCTTTAGAAATTTAACCCGGAAAGGTTTTTAAATAGTTCTATCGACTATAAAGGATTCGACTTTGAATTGTTACCTTTTGGTGCTGGTCGAAGAGGATGTCCTGGTATTGATTTTGCTACGGTAATCAATGATCTTGCTATAGCAAATATAGTTCTCAAGTATGATTTAGCATTGCCAAATGAAGGTAAACCCGAAGAATTAGACATGAGTGGAACTTCTGGATTGACTGTTCATAAGAAGTCCCATCTACTTGTTGTGCCTTCTTCTCGTTTAGAGTAAAATAACTGCTCGAATTTACATGTCTGATGGTAGTCTTGAAtatatgattttcatgatatacATTAGAATATTCAATAAACTCTTCTTGTATCTCGACAATGTTGCGGTAGAAGTGTGTTTTCCTTTTATTCCAAGATTGTagtatgtaatgtaatgtaatacaGTATTTGTTTAGTGCGACATATCAcatattatatagttatatgtgaTGTTATTTTTTGGGTAATAATCCGTAATGTAAGTaattattagaagaaaaaaaattgcatttgccccttcaaatttaatttaattaataaatgtataataatGGGTTCCCGGTCTATCAAGTGCCGGTACCCCTTGATGGATACATGATGAAAGCTATGGCataattttttatgataaaaaaaattagaaatttaagTCTAAGATTATATCAGGAAGAGATCAAAATTCTCATTAATTTTTCATTTCgttaatcaaaataaataacTCGTATTCAGTGTATAACGTTTTATAATGACTCAAACGGGAATTAGAAGATTATATTAGTACAAAATAATATTGAGTTTTTAGTAATAGATATCAAGTTTTGGGGACTTTAATTTTAACCTATTTGAGCCTTACAAATTAACCATTTGACCAATTTCAAGCTAATGTATCTTACCAATTAcagattaattaaacataacaaGAATATTGACCCATTCATAAAAGGAACGAGGTAGTTGCCACATTTACTAATCGATTGCTTAACGTACGTACACACAAAAGTCACCAAGTTATAACCACATTTATATATCTAGCTACCTGCTGCTCTAATGTCAACCTCTGATCCAATAATACACCTTCTAAATTGCATGTGTATTAGTAGCATATTTCAGAATCATCCCTAAATTATAAAATCACACAggatataataaaacaagtcaGATCTATTTCCTTGAACAGGAATGTTGGAATACATTAGGCCTCTGCCAATGGACGAAGGTTTCTTCTCTCTTCCTCACTGTCACCTCAGTTTTTCATTCTCTTAAATCACCTCTTTCCCACTCACTACCAACCCCACATCttcctcaacttttattttatatttatgttattataaaataaactaacttttattaaataaaaacaatacattaataaattaaaacagattacatctagaaaataaaaaaacaacacgatacacaaataaataaaaaaagacaacttattattaaaaaaaaaaaaaccttcaacGTTGACGCTGTTGTGCAGGCAAATTCCAAATGTGTTTGACTAGACAGGTTACGGGGCATAGTAATGATTAAATAGGCGGGTTGCCGCATCAGCGTGGTTTCTGGCTATATGATCTTGGTGCTCTTGATATCCGTCTGGAACTCTCGGCTTATGTTCCTCTTTATCTTCAACAAAATTAACAAATGTGTTCAACATTTGTGGATCTATAAAATATCTTTGAATGTAGGTTGTTGAATCTTCGTCGGAacttgacatttttgttgtatgATATGGTctattgatttatatttatatgtgtttgtgtgttttgtttttgaatgaaatggagttttttatataaagaagtaaaatagaaaaaaaaaaaaaaaaaaaaaaaaaagatagccATTGCATGctaaagtctaaattttgttttttttttgttttcggaCCCACACCCCTGCTCCCCTTCTCGTCCTCCCCCTTCCACCCATCGAATTGGCTCCATCGACGAACACAAGGAAGCGCCGCTGCCATTGGAGTCCTGGTTGACGACTTCCACGAACCGTCCGTCGACGAGCAGTTGACAAAGGCCTTAGTGAAGTACTATATCTAGACAAGCTGTCAAAAAATGCTTCCTTCAAATTCAAGTATAGTAGGGCAAATCTTATTTAAGGAAATTTCCAACATAATAGCATTATTACATAAATTTGTTACTCATTAGTTAGGGAAAGTTAAAAAGgaagtttgaagaaaaaaaattataagtgcAATTTTACTGGAATGACCAAAAGATCGAGTTATCAGAATTAATTAACTTAGAgaaataattttttcattttgcaAGCGTTGTagaaaataataactaataacaaaacttttttaataGTAAACCGAACATCATGTAGAAAATGAGAACACttccaaaaagaaaatgataaatcctcctaaccaatcatcctaaaaatccttctaatatatccacttgtaaATACATTTAATCCACTAATTCACTTTCCAAATTTCACCTcatgatttttcacatgtcacaatcaTATTAATTAGGAGAATTTGTAGGCTAATAACTTAGGAGAATCGATTATTAACCCTTCCAAAATCCATATAATTTTAAGTTTCCTTTTgttattgaaaatttttttatattaaaaatgtttgacTATAATCAAAATTTAGTTATTAGCTAGCTAATAAAAGTATGAAGTATGGAAACATGTATAGTTTCCAGCGTCATTTGCTCGTCATTAAAGTCGTCGTGTACGTCATGATAGGCACAAGGTCTTCTAAAGCTCGTCCTTGTCTTTTGCTGTCcaataaatatagaaaattagaaatggaAAGATGGGGGTAgggcaatgttttaaaaaccggtattttagttataccggcgtgaaaaaattttccggtattaccggtattatcggtaataccggaaataccggccggtacgattatttttaatttgttatatttttttgtgtaaaaatcttacaaaacttgttacactttaacaaaaatagtcaaaatgcaattataatttactcaaaaataataccaaatatgtatttcataacaaaatataggttttaaagttcacaaataacaaaaaataacattaaagtatcataaaaatattttttttaaaaaatcaaaatttattttttgaaaataccggaaataccggtatggtaaAACGAAAAATACTGGGATACCGGAAATActggccggtattgaatagtaaAAATATCAGAAAAATACCAGACTTAAAATACTGGCGTGGTCTCcgataccggtaataccggccggtatttaaaacattggggCAGGGTGGTCAAGGTCAGTATGGGGTCACCAGCTAGCTAGTTTTTTTTGCATGGTTGCAATTATGTGTGTAtggtttaatatatttttatttgggGATAAGGAGAGaaagtatatatgtgtgtatgagTTGGATTCGGGATCTTAAGTTGTTTGCAGTAAAGTTAAAAATATCTTGacatttggataaaaatcaatgattaatatttaaaaataatcgttaaatcttaatttttgattttaatccaaagttTAAGATTatcaactttactagtaaaattaataacaaatttagaggatctcaatccttTTTCAATTATGGATAAGGTGAAGATGAGGTTATGATAGAGAAATGAGTTTTATCGCGTACATTTTGGAGAGAGAAAACTTACGTAACAGTTAAGATGAGTTGATCACAGCGTCGTCCTGACAAAATAATTAACCAAATATTTTGTACGAAACTGAgaacatatatttaattaaagtttgcAACAGTGTCGTCTTCTACATCTACAATACACCCACaccacaaacatatatacaaacaatagTACATTACAATACCAAAAACACCTTTGTAATTTGTGATTGTAATTCCTTAGAAACTTGCCATTCAGCTCACCATATTACGATTTACGTCGTTTTTTGTGATATcattacaacaaaaatgtcatttgttcacacttatttctttacacttttaatgaAGTGTGAATTAATTTGTTCGTTTGTTTGTAGaaaaagttcttatttaaaaatgtgaataattttcaaaaatcataatttttccacacttataaatgttttaacaaaatttttacatttaaaagtatgaacaaatgtcatacattttcacacttaaaagtatgGAATTTATATTGTAACATCTAATCTCTTCACGTTCCTCCTCGAGTTAAGAAATTTAGTGTTACAATTTTATATCTACATttctcacgtgcaagtcacgtgtgAGGTTTTTAACGGCCATCAAACGGCGGTAAAAAAATGTAATGTCGCATTTCTTAATTACTTAGATgttacctaacgtttgcactaTATTGttgtttcatacctaatgtttagttattaatattttttatatttttttttattttgaaaggtgaatttcgaaacattaaaaaaaaaatgttgtcgCGAATTTTGAATCTCATACACCCCATTTAATGTTACTGGAACTTGGAATTCAATttacaatttgccaaaaattcaaTAAGTTAGTCCACTGAGTTCGATTCGTGACTTTTTCATGCTTTCTGAATTCAAGTTCAAACCTCTCCGACTTTTTGTCTAAAAATTCGTAAATTAGTACTTATCTTCGTAAATAATGGTACCAATTTGAATTTCGCAAGTACAGCCACAAAATTTGTAAAGTAGTAGTGTACCAAATTTGAATTTTGCAAGTACAACCGTAACTACATATACAAAACCAAGCACATGAgacaaaaaaaactattaagAGTGGCATGCACAAAACTCGAAGCGATAAAAAATGGTATTCtaggaaaataattaatcatagtAAATATTAGACTGAAAATAATCTTAAAACCATATAATGTGATttcacttaattttttttaatcttagtttataaattttcatATGTCACGAtcgtattaattaaaaaaaaatagggtaATATATTTAAAGGATTTCCCTTCACTGTTCATCATTAAAATGTTATTACCGGCATATGGTTCACTCACTGACCTTTTCTAACATCTGACAACATTGGGTAgctaattaaaaaagttacacaAGACTCtacataaaagtaaacaaagaCAACAAAGGGGTTGTTCTTATGTTGCTATAAAATAGAAGCTAGATTTAAACCTGAAATTGTAAATTCTGGATTATATTGAAAATTGCTTAAACCGAAAATTCTACAGctagttttagacttttaggtaaaaacTATTCATCCTATATCCTGACAATAGGACATCACAAGAGtagtatatatttgtttgtaaaCATGCACAATCTATACCATATAAGACACCTCCACTCTTGCTAACAATAGTACCATTACCACACAAAATGTTTATCTTGTTCATTTTCTTAGTGTTCTTGATTCCTTTCAAATTGCTTTCATCTGATTCTAAAAGCCAAAGAAACCTGCCACCAACCCTACGAAAGCTTCCGATTATTGGAAACCTTCACCAAATAGGCTCAAGCCCCCATCTTACTTTACGAGCCTTGAGCCAAAAACATGGACCACTTTTGTTGATGCACCTAGGTAGTGTACCTCTGTTGGTAGTCTCTTCGGCCGAAGCTGCTAGAGAAATCTTGAAAACCCATGATTCGATATTCTCAAATAGACCAAAACTATACTTCCACGACAAACTTAGTTACGGCTCTAAAGACATTGCATTTGCTCCCTACGGAGAGTATTGGAGGCAGGTGAAGAGCCTTACGGTGCTCAATTTTCTAAGCCATAAAAATGTCCAATCATTCCAAAAGATACGAGAAAATTTACTTCTTCGTATGATTGAAATGATCGGGAAAAGTTGTGGTTCTGTAATTGATATGAGTGAAATGCTTTTTTTGCTTACTACAAACATACTATGTGAGGTGGCCTTTGGAcagaaaaatgatgatataaagtTTAAGGATGTATTCGTAAAATCTCAGGTCATACTTGGAGGTTTTGATATAGGGAACTATATTCCATGGCTATCATGGGTGAATTGGTTGCGTGCCGGAGAAGCAAATGAAATTGTTAAAGAATATAATGAGTTTCTTGATGGTGTTATCGACGAGCATGAAAATAAAAGCACAAAGGCGGATGTTACTAACGGTGAACAGAATGAAGTACGTGATTTAGTTGATATCTTACTTCAAGTTCAAAAGgaaaacaaactcaaatttAAATTTGGGAGAGATACCATTAAAGCCATCATCTTTGTAAGATTTCTCGTTTCTTTCTTTAGAAAGTCGATCATAGTAAACAATAACTAACCAATTCAATGTGGtaactatatatacatcataATGGTTTCAACAAAAACCATCTTTAGAAAAACTTGTAAAGGGAAAAAAACACGAGCTTACTTGAAAATATTACGGTTAATTTCATGcattttttttcaagatttagaatgtttttaatttataggaTGTGTTTACTGCTGGAACTGATACAACAAACACGACTATAGAATGGGCACTAAGCGAGCTAGTAAGAAATCCACATGTAATGAAGAAGCTGCAAATCGAAGTAACAAAAATAGCTCGAGGAAGATCAATGATCAGTGAGGATGATTTACAAGAAATGCATTACTTGAAAGCTGTCATGAAAGAGAGCTTGCGATTACACATTCCAGTCCCACTACTAGTGCCTCACGAAGCGAGGGAGGATGTTAAAGTAATGGGTTATGATATTGCAAAAGGCACCCAAGTGATGATTAATGCTTGGGCAATTGCAAGAGATCCTTCCATTTGGGAAGAACCAGAGAAATTTAACCCGGAAAGGTTTTTGAACAGTTCCATCGACTATAAaggatttgattttgaattgaTACCTTTTGGTGCTGGTCGAAGAGGGTGTCCTGGTACTGAATTTGCTATGGTAATTAATGAGCTTGCTATAGCAAATATAGTTCTTAACTATGATTTAGCAGTTCCAAATGAAGGTAGACCCGAAGAATTAGACATGAGTGGAACTTCTGGATTAACTGTTCATAAGAAGTCCCATCTACTTGTTGTGCCTTCTTCTCGTTTAGAGTAAAGTAACTGCTCAAAGTTGCACCACGGATGGTGTTAAATATATGATTTCATGatatacaaataatattgtTAGTATATCCAATAAATTCTTCTTGCATCTTTGCAATGCGGATGTAGAAATGTGTTTTCCTTTTATCTAAGATTGCAATGTAATGTCATGTAATATATCTTTAGTGTGACATGTGTTGGTTTATATCTGATGTTATCTTTTGATGATAAGAAATTAGAACTTTAATTAAGTTCAAGATTACATCAAGAAACAGATCATAATTctcattttctttaattaaactatattatTAGTACAATAATATTGAGTTTTTAGCTATAGAATTACACTTTGGGGGTTTTTTGACCCATACAAACCATTTAATCCATTTCAAGCTACAAAAAAAGTATGTTACCAGTTACAGATTAAACATAACAAGAATGACCCATTCATAAAAGTTACAGACTAAAAATAACTACAACTACAATCTGATGTATTACCACATGTATGcgtgtgtatatgtatacagAATGCTCAATTGATACATACTTGAAATTTAGTAAGGACTAATTACCACATCCTGGCGAATTTGAAGTTCCTAATAAAATCTGTATTTAGGAAAGACGTTGAAGTTCCTAATAAAACGATTCGCATCTCGCTGTTTCACCTGAACCGGATTGGAATACATCAGGTAAATGAGGCAGGGAAACCAGAGCAAAACAGCAAGAGCGAGttaaaatatcataattaagaatataaacaGCAACCAAAAATGTGTCGGGTACCAAGAATGCTAGAGCTAACCTTTCATAATGTAAGTAAGATATGTTTTGGAAAAATGGAAATGataagaaacatatatatgatgatcGATAACATTTTACTTGTATCTAACACACAAATTGTTAATAACATAGTCACAACTAAGAATTTTGGTCG
Coding sequences within:
- the LOC122591763 gene encoding cytochrome P450 Tp4149-like — translated: MVGKSCGSVIDMSELLFLLTTNILCEVAFGQKNDDIKFKNVFVKSQILLGGFDIGNYIPWLSWVNWLRAGEANEIVKDYDEFLDGVIDEHENKSTKADLTNGEQNEVRDLVDILLHVQKENKLKFKFGRDTIKAIIFKFNPERFLNSSIDYKGFDFELLPFGAGRRGCPGIDFATVINDLAIANIVLKYDLALPNEGKPEELDMSGTSGLTVHKKSHLLVVPSSRLE
- the LOC122594235 gene encoding cytochrome P450 Tp4149-like, with the translated sequence MFILFIFLVFLIPFKLLSSDSKSQRNLPPTLRKLPIIGNLHQIGSSPHLTLRALSQKHGPLLLMHLGSVPLLVVSSAEAAREILKTHDSIFSNRPKLYFHDKLSYGSKDIAFAPYGEYWRQVKSLTVLNFLSHKNVQSFQKIRENLLLRMIEMIGKSCGSVIDMSEMLFLLTTNILCEVAFGQKNDDIKFKDVFVKSQVILGGFDIGNYIPWLSWVNWLRAGEANEIVKEYNEFLDGVIDEHENKSTKADVTNGEQNEVRDLVDILLQVQKENKLKFKFGRDTIKAIIFDVFTAGTDTTNTTIEWALSELVRNPHVMKKLQIEVTKIARGRSMISEDDLQEMHYLKAVMKESLRLHIPVPLLVPHEAREDVKVMGYDIAKGTQVMINAWAIARDPSIWEEPEKFNPERFLNSSIDYKGFDFELIPFGAGRRGCPGTEFAMVINELAIANIVLNYDLAVPNEGRPEELDMSGTSGLTVHKKSHLLVVPSSRLE